A window from Pongo abelii isolate AG06213 chromosome 6, NHGRI_mPonAbe1-v2.0_pri, whole genome shotgun sequence encodes these proteins:
- the AGR2 gene encoding anterior gradient protein 2 homolog precursor → MEKISVSAFLLLVALSYTLARDTTVKPAAKKDTKDSRPKLPQTLSRGWGDQLIWTQTYEEALYKSKTSNKPLMIIHHLDECPHSQALKKVFAENKEIQKLAEQFVLLNLVYETTDKHLSPDGQYVPRIMFVDPSLTVRADITGRYSNRLYAYEPTDTALLLDNMKKALKLLKTEL, encoded by the exons ATGGAGAAAATTTCAGTGTCAGCATTCTTGCTCCTTGTGGCCCTCTCCTACACTCTGGCCAGAGATACCACAGTCAAACCTGCAGCCAAAAAGGACACAAAGGACTCTCGACCCAAACTGCCCCAGACCCTCTCCAGAG GTTGGGGTGACCAACTCATCTGGACTCAGACATATGAAGAAGCTCTATATAAATCCAAGACAAG CAACAAACCCTTGATGATTATTCATCACTTGGATGAGTGCCCACACAGTCAAG CTTTAAAGAAAGTGTTtgctgaaaataaagaaatccagAAATTGGCAGAGCAGTTTGTCCTCCTCAATCtggtt tATGAAACAACTGACAAACACCTTTCTCCTGATGGCCAGTATGTCCCCAGGATTATGTTTGTTG ACCCATCTCTGACAGTTAGAGCCGATATCACTGGAAGATATTCAAATCGTCTCTATGCTTACGAACCTACAGATACAGCTCTGT TGCTTGACAACATGAAGAAAGCTCTCAAGTTGCTGAAGACcgaattgtaa